The stretch of DNA GGTACAAGCTCTAAGTCTTTAAAGCCTAGTTTTGGCTGTGCTGATTGCGGCGGGGAAATACCGGATCCCATTCCGAACTCCGAAGTCAAGCCCGCCTGCGGCAATGGTACTGCACCCTTAGGTGTGGAAGAGTAGCTCTGCGCAGCCTTTTATTCTTAAATCCCACTTCTATTGAAGTGGGATTTTTTTTTCGTCTATTTTTCTGATATTTCAATATAAGTTCTAAATAAAAAATAAATGCATTTATATCGTATTACCGTTTTTCTTTCTTATTATTGTATTTAGATTCAAGATAAGATTGCTTGAACGTAGTAATTTGAGATTCTAAATTTTTAATAAATTTTCACATTAGATGTGATCAAAATATTTTCTTAAAAAAAATGTTTGAAATTCTTTTTGATAACCAATTTGCTCATAAAATGCTTGGGCATCTGTTCTCATTATTTGAGTTGCTAACAAAACGGACTTGCATCCTTTTAACATTGCCCATTTCTCTGCTTCTTGCATTAGAATTTTGCCTATTCCAAATCGTCTAAACTTATTTTCAACGACAAGACCTCCAATTTCTAATGTTTTGCATGTTAGAAGATATGGGGCTTCAAAAAAATGAATAAATCCAATAATATTCTCATT from Silvanigrella paludirubra encodes:
- a CDS encoding GNAT family N-acetyltransferase, which translates into the protein MQMNYKTTNNLDYEINFLEKKDLFLITSLCKQLGFEGSLQDLENRFHDLSCFSNHQVRVAKQKSNENIIGFIHFFEAPYLLTCKTLEIGGLVVENKFRRFGIGKILMQEAEKWAMLKGCKSVLLATQIMRTDAQAFYEQIGYQKEFQTFFLRKYFDHI